In Stigmatopora argus isolate UIUO_Sarg chromosome 17, RoL_Sarg_1.0, whole genome shotgun sequence, the following are encoded in one genomic region:
- the odad2 gene encoding outer dynein arm-docking complex subunit 2 isoform X4 — protein sequence MDYDLTHETYHNAIQDSGGLKVLTNILHLDEVNLQLGSLRIMKEISHNAQTRRAIVDNGGLRSIVNVLDSRNKDVKALAAETIANLTSFRRARRTVRKYNGISKLTKLLDCAPDLSNVDPKHEKDVEVARFGVLALWSCSKSPKNKEAIHKAGAIPLLGRLLKSTQMNMLIPVVGILQNCSDEEICRNAIQTEGIIKDLVHNLSNDNDELRIHCANVIFKCAEDKQTRTLVNDNKGLPSLVSLLGKTENKKLMAATTGAIWKCCLSSENLDVFQDHKVLETLITLLTNQPEEVLVNVVGAVAEFSQRPANKITIRKCGGLKPLVQLLVGRNEELLVNVTRVVEACATDMDNMAIIQELDAIRWVWSLLKNPSPQVQSSAAWALCPCIENAKEAGEMVSSLMGAMELVIDLLKSTNDDVLASMCAVIAKIARDKYNLAVLSDYDVVSLLAKLTDKPSDLLRCNLAQAIAQCCTWRNNRAAFGEAGVVPQLVHYLKSQDTQVRYSTVMALHQLSKESNNCILMHGEGVVKPLIHFMGSDDEKVRNAAADCVRNIRLLFPGQSRAKKSTTCM from the exons ATGGACTATGACCTGACACATGAGACGTATCATAATGCCATCCAGGACTCAGGTGGCCTAAAGGTTCTCACTAACATTCTACATTTGGATGAAGTCAATCTCCAA CTTGGATCTCTGCGAATCATGAAAGAGATCAGCCACAATGCCCAAACCCGCCGAGCCATTGTTGACAATGGAGGATTGCGAAGCATCGTTAATGTCCTGGACTCACGTAACAAAGACGTCAAGGCCTTAGCTGCTGAGACGATTGCTAATTTGACAAGCTTCCGCAGGGCAAGGAGAACTGTAAGAAAGTACAACGGCATCAGTAAACTG ACAAAGCTGCTGGACTGTGCCCCTGATTTATCAAATGTTGATCCAAAGCATGAGAAAGATGTTGAGGTAGCCCGCTTTGGTGTTTTAGCACTCTGGAGCTGCAGTAAGAGTCCCAAAAACAAAGAAGCCATCCATAAGGCTGGCGCGATTCCTCTACTAGGACGTCTCCTCAAGTCCACCCAAATGAATATGCTCATCCCTGTTGTGGGAATTCTGCAGAACTGTTCTGATGAG GAAATCTGCAGAAATGCAATTCAAACTGAAGGCATAATTAAAGATTTAGTCCACAACCTCAGCAATGACAATGATGAACTACGAATACATTGTGCAAATGTCATCTTCAAG TGCGCAGAGGACAAGCAAACCCGCACCTTAGTGAATGACAACAAAGGTCTACCGTCCTTGGTTTCACTTCTGGGCAAGACAGAAAATAAAAAGCTCATGGCTGCCACCACTGGAGCCATTTGGAAATGTTGCCTGAGCTCAGAGAACCTGGATGT GTTTCAAGATCACAAAGTCCTGGAGACCCTGATTACCCTGCTGACCAATCAGCCTGAAGAGGTGCTGGTTAATGTAGTGGGAGCTGTGGCAGAATTCTCTCAAAGACCCGCAAACAAGATCACCATCCGCAAGTGTGGAGGCCTGAAACCGCTGGTGCAACTTCTTGTCGGAAGAAACGAG GAACTCTTGGTCAACGTAACTCGGGTCGTGGAGGCTTGTGCAACCGATATGGACAATATGGC GATCATTCAAGAGCTTGATGCAATCCGTTGGGTATGGAGTTTGTTGAAAAACCCAAGTCCACAGGTTCAGTCCAGTGCTGCATGGGCCCTTTGTCCATGTATTGAGAATGCAAAG GAGGCAGGCGAAATGGTGAGCTCCCTGATGGGTGCCATGGAACTGGTCATCGATTTGCTAAAGTCAACCAACGATGATGTCCTGGCAAGCATGTGTGCTGTTATAGCCAAAATCGCCAGAGATAAGTACAATTTGGCAGTTCTCTCTGATTACGATGTGGTCTCGCTGCTGGCCAAGCTGACTGACAAA CCCAGTGACCTACTTCGCTGCAACCTGGCTCAAGCCATCGCCCAATGCTGCACATGGCGCAACAACAGGGCGGCCTTTGGAGAGGCGGGAGTCGTGCCACAACTGGTGCATTACTTAAAATCACAAGATACGCAAGTCCGTTACAGTACGGTGATGGCCCTGCACCAGCTGTCCAAggaatcaaacaattgcatcCTCATGCATGGTGAAGGAGTGGTGAAG CCTCTGATACACTTCATGGGCTCTGATGATGAGAAGGTTCGCAATGCTGCCGCTGACTGCGTGCGCAACATTCGTCTGCTCTTCCCAGGCCAGTCCAGGgccaaaaaatcaacaacatgcATGTAA
- the LOC144092121 gene encoding uncharacterized protein LOC144092121 has product MVHPPRDSNHTCPQGSQGKMFPDQDSNHTCPQGSQGKMFPDRDSNYTCPQGSQGKMFPDQDSNHTCPQGSQGKMFPDRDSNYTCPQGSQGKMFPDRDSNYTCPQGSQGKMFPDQDSNHTCPQVSQVS; this is encoded by the exons atggttcatccacCA cgggattcgaaccacacctgcccacagggaagtcag ggaaaaatgtttccagaccaggattcgaaccacacctgcccacagggaagtcag ggaaaaatgtttccagaccgggattcgaacTACACCTGCCCAcagggaagtcag ggaaaaatgtttccagaccaggattcgaaccacacctgcccacagggaagtcag ggaaaaatgtttccagaccgggattcgaacTACACCTGCCCAcagggaagtcag ggaaaaatgtttccagaccgggattcgaacTACACCTGCCCAcagggaagtcag ggaaaaatgtttccagaccaggattcgaaccacacctgcccacaggtaagtcaggtgagttaa